One Purpureocillium takamizusanense chromosome 1, complete sequence genomic window carries:
- a CDS encoding uncharacterized protein (EggNog:ENOG503Q4M2~TransMembrane:1 (o6-24i)~COG:Q), producing the protein MSDPVWLITGASSGFGLSLALRALKAKHRVIAAVRSKTKSADAVKTITGGGGKVVELDMTESQTSIAAKVKQAEDIYGRIDILVNNAGYSQLGALQHFTEDEFILQYRTNVFGPLFMTQAVLAGMRARRSGHIVNLSSVGGQDVLPTCGAYSSSKFALEGISEGLAKEVAEFGISVLIVEPGAYRTNFFHALQRPEGGQLSDDYKGTATEVMFDKFAEMTGKQPGDPDKAVERMFQVITGEGGGGRLRGKVLRLMLGMDAVERIEKKTDRLREDLAAARRLEEEWSTLL; encoded by the exons ATGTCGGACCCCGTCTGGCTCATCACCGGCGCGTCGAGCGGTTTCGGCCTATCTCTTGCGCTCCGGGCTCTCAAGGCCAAGCATCGCGTCATTGCCGCCGTTCGCAGTAAGACCAAGTccgccgatgccgtcaaGACAAttaccggcggcggcggcaaagtcGTCGAGCTGGACATGACGGAGTCGCAGAcgagcatcgccgccaaagtgaagcaggccgaggatATCTACGGACGAATCGACATTCTCGTCAACAATGCGGGTTACTCGCAGCTCGGGGCGCTGCAACACTTTAC AGAGGACGAATTCATCCTGCAGTACCGGACCAACGTCTTCGGCCCGCTCTTCATGACAcaggccgtcctcgcggggatgcgcgcgcgccgcagcggccacATCGTCAACctcagcagcgtcggcgggcaggacgTGCTGCCGACGTGCGGGGCGTACAGCTCCAGCAAGTTCGCACTCGAGGGCATATCCGAGGGGCTGGCCAAGGAAGTGGCCGAGTTCGGCATCTCGGTGCTCATCGTCGAGCCGGGCGCGTACCGGACCAACTTCTTTCACGCGCTGCAGCGACccgagggcgggcagctctcGGACGACTACAAgggcacggcgacggaggTCATGTTCGACAAGTTTGCGGAGATGACGGGCAAGCAGCCGGGAGACCCGGACAAGGCCGTGGAGCGCATGTTCCAGGTCATcacgggcgagggcggcggcgggaggctgCGAGGCAAGGTGCTGCGGCTGATGCTGGGCatggacgccgtcgagcgcatcgagaagaagacggaTAGGCTGCGTGAggacctggcggcggctcgcagGCTCGAGGAGGAGTGGAGCACTCTTTTGTAG
- a CDS encoding uncharacterized protein (EggNog:ENOG503NXCT~COG:U) yields MAAAAPSAAPAPHSPSDEKPAFELNLQHGHKDLVQAVAFNTYGDRCATGSVDGRIRVFNRHRDGTWRLCDTWSAHGGEVLELQWLPATIYPNLIASLGIEGWFRLWAEDPSAAPGRRFCSGRSVSGRPAFDTRSSRAPYRSFSMKHNEETRHTYLALLATDGRLTIYENDSPENLSEYTSIDAFTVCPRPSRGEEVSFRVRFDPNPESCYAALRAGVPTDALGLVVAGMDTVKVYRSRDVVSASYGVSSTQKEFYLAAEIVGHRGLVRDLAWAPGNIRGYDMIATACQDGYARVFRLDTPHSDDDGKSWSAADLLKPAGAQPIWDPAPKDDPEKSQQQQQQSQPPQHQQSQQQQQQQQQHSHPSTLSASLAKSGHHGDRHWSGQPGQVRHTVRELSRLDSHRTPVWRVGFDDDGQILGSTGDDGRLLCYRQTPDGAWAKSSELIMMKARMFAP; encoded by the exons atggccgccgccgccccctccgcggctccggcgccgcaCTCGCCGAGCGACGAGAAGCCCGCCTTCGAGCTCAACCTCCAGCACGGCCACAAGGACCTtgtccaggccgtcgccttcAACACCTACGGCGACCGCTGTGCCACAGGATCTGTTGATGGCCGCATCCGCGTCTTCAATCGTCATCGCGACGGCACCTGGAGGCTCTGCGACACGTGGagcgcgcacggcggcgaagtCCTCGAG CTGCAATGGCTTCCCGCCACCATATACCCCAATCTCATCGCCTcgctcggcatcgagggTTGGTTCCGGCTCTGGGCCGAGGacccctccgccgcgcccggccgccgcttcTGCTCCGGCCGCTCCGTCTCGGGGCGGCCCGCCTTCGACACGCGCTCCAGCCGCGCGCCCTACCGCTCCTTCTCCATGAAGCACAATGAGGAGACGCGCCACACCTACCTTGCCCTCTTGGCCACCGACGGCCGCCTCACCATCTACGAGAACGACTCGCCCGAGAACCTGTCCGAATACACGTCCATCGACGCCTTCACCGTCTGCCCCCGCCCCAGCCGTGGTGAGGAGGTCTCGTTCCGCGTGCGCTTCGACCCCAACCCGGAGTCCTGCTACGCCGCCTtgcgcgccggcgtcccCACCGACGCCCtggggctcgtcgtcgccggcatggaCACGGTCAAGGTGTACCGCTCCCGCGACGTCGTGTCAGCCTCGTACGGCGTCTCCTCCACCCAGAAGGAGTTTTACCTCGCCGCTGAAATCGTCGGCCaccgcggcctcgtccgcgacCTGGCATGGGCCCCCGGCAACATTCGCGGCTATGACATGATCGCGACCGCGTGCCAGGACGGCTACGCGCGCGTCTTCCGTCTTGACACGCCGcactcggacgacgacggcaagtcCTGGTCCGCAGCCGACCTCCTCAAGCCGGCCGGCGCCCAACCTATCTGGGACCCGGCGCCGAAAGACGACCCCGAGaagtcgcagcagcagcagcagcagtcacaaccaccacagcaccagcaatcacaacagcaacagcagcaacagcaacagcacagcCACCCCTCCACACTGagcgccagcctcgccaaATCGGGCCACCATGGCGACAGGCACTGGTccggccagcccggccaggtCAGGCACACGGTCCGCGAGCTCTCGCGCCTCGACAGCCACCGCACGCCCGTCTGGAGGGtcggcttcgacgacgacgggcagatcctcggcagcaccggcgacgacggccgcctgctgTGCTACCGCCAgacgcccgacggcgccTGGGCCAAGAGCTCCGAGCTCATCATGATGAAGGCTCGCATGTTTGCGCCGTAA
- the OLE1 gene encoding Stearoyl-CoA 9-desaturase (EggNog:ENOG503NU4E~TransMembrane:4 (i53-74o80-100i200-217o223-248i)~COG:C~COG:I) — protein MSESSTSASKAQAAAFPDGTTDYKPLRNNGKWDASKVHIADTPMTWSNIHKHINWLNTTFIIFIPMIGFISAYWVPLRFYTAIFAVIYYFNTGLGITAGYHRLWAHTSYKATLPLKIYLAAVGAGAVEGSIRWWSTGHRAHHRYTDTEKDPYSVRKGLLYSHLGWMVFKQNPKRKGRTDITDLNEDPVVVWQHRNYLKSVISMALVFPTLVCGLGWGDWWGGFIYGGILRICFVQQATFCVNSLAHWLGDQPFDDRNSPRDHVITALVTLGEGYHNFHHEFPSDFRNAIEWWQYDPTKWMICVWKYLGLAYDLKQFRANEIEKGRVQQLQKKLDQKRATLDWGTPLEQLPVISWDDFVDDAKNKGKALIAIAGVIHDVGDFIKDHPGGKALISSAIGKDATAIFNGGVYNHSNAAHNLLSTMRIGVLRGGCEVEIWKRAQFENKDVTYMNDSAGQRIVRAGSQVTKVFDPAASADAA, from the exons ATGTCCGAGTcttcgacctcggcctccaAGGCCCAGGCTGCGGCCTTCCCGGACGGCACAACCGACTACAAGCCACTCCGGAACAATGGCAAGTGGGATGCCAGCAAGGTGCACATCGCCGACACGCCCATGACTTGGTCCAACATCCACAAGCACATCAACTGGCTCAACACAAccttcatcatcttcatcccCATGATTGGCTTCATCTCGGCCTACTGGGTGCCCCTCCGCTTCTATAccgccatcttcgccgtCATCTACTACTTTAACACCGGCCTCGGCATCACAGCTG GGTACCACCGTCTTTGGGCCCACACCTCATACAAGGCTACCCTCCCCCTCAAGATCTATCttgccgctgtcggcgctggcgccgtaGAGGGCTCCATCCGCTGGTGGTCTACCGGACaccgcgcccaccaccgtTACACCGACACCGAAAAGGACCCCTACTCGGTCCGCAAGGGCCTTCTCTACTCCCAcctgggatggatggtgttCAAGCAGAACCCCAAGCGAAAGGGACGCACCGACATCACCGACCTCAACGaggaccccgtcgtcgtATGGCAGCACCGTAACTACCTCAAGTCGGTCATATCCATGGCTCTCGTCTTCCCCACGCTCGTCTGCGGCCTCGGCTGGGGCGACTGGTGGGGCGGCTTCATCTACGGCGGCATCCTTCGCATCTGCTTCGTCCAGCAGGCCACCTTCTGTGTCAACTCTCTTGCCCACTGGCTCGGCGACCAGCCCTTTGACGACCGCAACTCGCCCCGCGACCACGTCATTACCGCGCTCGTCACCCTCGGTGAGGGATACCACAACTTCCACCACGAGTTCCCCTCCGACTTCCGCAATGCCATTGAGTGGTGGCAGTACGACCCCACCAAGTGGATGATCTGTGTCTGGAAGTACCTTGGTCTCGCCTACGACCTCAAGCAGTTCCGTGCCAATGAGATCGAGAAGGGCcgcgtccagcagctgcagaagaagctcgaccAGAAGCGCGCTACCCTTGACTGGGGCACTcccctcgagcagctccccGTCATTAGCTGGGACGATttcgtcgacgatgccaagaacaagggcaaggccctcatcgccatcgctgGTGTCATCCACGATGTGGGCGACTTTATCAAGGACCAtcccggcggcaaggccctcatctcctcggccatcggcaaggacgccacggccatcttcaacggcggcgtcTACAACCactccaacgccgcccacAACCTGCTTTCCACGATGCGCATCGGcgtcctgcgcggcggctgcgaggtGGAGATCTGGAAGCGAGCTCAGTTCGAGAACAAGGACGTCACCTACATGAACGACTCAGCAGGTCAGCGCATCGTCCGCGCCGGCTCTCAGGTTACCAAGGTCTTCGACCCCGCGGCgagcgccgacgctgccTGA
- a CDS encoding uncharacterized protein (EggNog:ENOG503Q4UY~COG:T) has translation MASPDGTESEPPPVKRLSFLRKFMHKSSQRSSSVPKSPPQSHVPDPREAVPEDPVRPTVPVHVAGREVITGLPRSQTFARQQSEQRMNLAPVAPSADERRAASVDRRSRSRHHRRPSELGANPRVSAPGLLGSSQGDNLLHHSSLYTGDFFGDGLAVQSLDADSSTEPYKGGDGTVPTTDGSLDAQSMTTSQHEAMINDELERKWILNLSMHFRDRSKREKFFVTYREKEHIWRRVTISLDYRYATLNSLEMDLFQTRYQREKSAKIYEAIRESLADIKFYDTVTNLKLETTDGRLHVHVVEDGNEIINYPSVSQVRHLGCRRIRERDIVFDSHMSGFVYKVNVHGHVLIKKEIPSQDTIDEFLYEVNALNSLRYSNDVVHFYGVVVDDEDEFVKGLLISYASQGALIDIIYDHCKDSNYTLSWATKERWARQIVRGLSDVHESGFVQGDFTLSNIVIDEFDNAKIIDINRRGCPVGWEPPEATALINAGHRISMYIGVKSDLYQLGMVLWGLAMEEDEPEAHGRPLMLGPEINVPDWYRQMTEICLSADPRMRQQASTLLRMFPSVADEDEHAYAKQHPVTADDGQPLNELFVDAYQADARPLIRTVEPPNDLFYSGRTYVDTSPVPYEQYYPARGRSPPSPLPSDFDICESSRDPFSKTSWAANRSVRPSYTDVGADDMATDDMSQAENEHSTPTPTTGIAAVGDAPLAQPSDPGAGSVTTAPAVAGGLTNHGAEAAGVASPNDISDAVREQPGVTGAEGAPIPSLVRTDTVIKLDTVSAVRAKEPADAGAASALKTPKIEKESAAPEAVHCPRAQTPEGCMRPAIAPQTHENAAGYNSDRDIAVERVPVACPEGLVESRQETTTLAPNENAETGTERQTEHLVAQQLSSTMPTSQAERDDETGQGAYSQSSLSNSTAGAASRSRMASLPLDDSGTPSMSHAARGGQPKPGFVRQASLPESLTGIGAAHLGIDDSVMQRRGIFEDDLNPTSRPSTVPAVMITTDLGT, from the exons GGCCCACGGTCCCAGTCCACGTCGCCGGGAGGGAGGTCATCACTGGCCTGCCCCGTTCCCAAACGTTTGCGAGGCAGCAGTCTGAGCAACGGATGAATCTCGCTCCCGTAGCCCCATCGGCAGACGAGAGAAGAGCCGCATCGGTCGATCGCCGCTCACGTAgccgccaccatcgacgTCCTTCTGAGCTCGGCGCGAACCCTCGCGTCAGTGCCCCAGGATTGCTGGGCTCTTCCCAAGGCGACAACCTCCTCCATCACAGCTCTTTGTATACGGGAGACTTCTTCGGCGATGGATTGGCAGTACAATCCTTAGACGCGGATTCCTCCACCGAGCCCTACAAAGGTGGCGATGGGACGGTCCCAACTACAGATGGCTCGTTGGACGCTCAGTCCATGACGACCTCGCAGCATGAAGCCATGATCAATGACGAACTCGAGAGGAAATGGATTCTCAACCTCAGCATGCACTTTAGAGATCGATCCAAACGGGAAAAATTCTTCGTCACCTACCGGGAAAAGGAGCACATCTGGCGCCGTGTCACCATTTCCCTCGACTATCGCTATGCAACGCTCAACTCGCTTGAGATGGACTTGTTCCAGACCCGATACCAACGCGAGAAGAGCGCCAAAATCTACGAGGCAATCCGCGAAAGCCTAGCCGATATCAAATTTTACGACACTGTTACCAACCTCAAGCTCGAGACAACCGATGGCCGACTCCACGTCCACGTCGTTGAGGACGGTAAT GAAATAATCAATTACCCTTCCGTCAGCCAAGTACGACATCTGGGCTGCCGACGAATCAGGGAGCGCGATATCGTCTTTGACTCCCACATGTCGGGGTTTGTGTACAAGGTCAACGTGCATGGCCATGTTCTCATCAAGAAGGAGATTCCGAGCCAGGATACCATCGATGAGTTTCTGTACGAGGTCAACGCCCTCAACAGCCTGCGCTACTCCAACGACGTAGTCCATTTCtacggcgtcgtcgttgacgacgaggatgaatTCGTCAAGGGCCTACTCATCAGCTACGCCTCGCAGGGTGCACTCATCGACATCATTTACGACCATTGCAAAGACAGTAACTATACCCTTTCTTGGGCCACCAAGGAGCGGTGGGCGCGCCAGATTGTGCGAGGCCTGTCAGACGTTCACGAATCGGGCTTCGTGCAAGGCGACTTTACCCTCTCCAACATTGTCATCGACGAGTTTGATAACGCCAAGATCATCGACATTAACAGACGAGGCTGTCCTGTTGGCTGGGAGCCACCGGAGGCAACGGCCCTAATCAATGCCGGGCATCGCATCAGCATGTACATTGGCGTCAAGTCGGATTTGTATCAGCTGGGAATGGTGCTGTGGGGGCTCgcgatggaggaggacgagcccgaAGCTCATGGCCGGCCGCTGATGCTGGGTCCGGAGATCAACGTCCCTGACTGGTACCGACAAATGACGGAAATATGTCTCAGCGCCGACCCGAGAATGCGTCAGCAGgcctcgacgctgctgcgcatGTTCCCGTCCGTagctgacgaggacgagcatgCATACGCCAAGCAGCACCCCGTCACGGCTGACGACGGGCAACCTCTCAACGAGCTCTTTGTGGACGCCTACCAAGCCGATGCTCGGCCACTGATTAGAACTGTTGAGCCGCCGAACGACTTGTTCTACTCGGGCAGGACTTACGTGGATACCAGCCCCGTGCCGTACGAGCAGTACTACCCAGCACGCGGGCGTTCGCCTCCGAGTCCCTTGCCCAGTGACTTCGATATATGCGAGTCATCACGAGACCCGTTCAGCAAGacctcgtgggcggcaaATAGGAGCGTGCGACCTTCGTACACGGATGTGGGAGCGGATGATATGGCTACGGATGACATGTCACAAGCGGAAAACGAGCAcagcacgccgacgccgacaacggGAATTGCCGCTGTAGGTGACGCTCCTCTTGCACAACCGTCGGATCCCGGAGCAGGGAGTGTCACAACGGCACCAGCTGTGGCTGGTGGACTGACGaaccacggcgccgaggctgcAGGTGTGGCAAGTCCCAATGACATTTCCGATGCCGTGCGAGAACAGCCTGGTGTCACGGGGGCGGAAGGGGCACCAATCCCTAGTCTCGTTCGAACGGACACCGTCATCAAACTCGACACGGTCTCGGCGGTTCGTGCAAAGGAGCCAGCAGACGCGGGCGCAGCATCGGCGCTAAAAACACCCAAGATAGAGAAGGAAAGTGCTGCTCCGGAGGCTGTACACTGTCCCCGCGCACAGACGCCAGAGGGATGCATGCGGCCGGCGATTGCACCCCAGACACATGAGAACGCGGCGGGTTACAACTCGGACCGCGATATCGCCGTGGAACGTGTGCCGGTGGCATGCCCTGAGGGGTTGGTAGAGTCACGACAGGAGACAACAACGCTTGCTCCCAATGAGAACGCGGAAACCGGGACCGAGCGGCAAACAGAACACTTGGTAGCCCAACAGCTGAGCAGCACGATGCCTACCTCTCAGGCAGAGAGAGATGACGAAACGGGGCAGGGCGCTTATTCGCAGAGCTCCCTGTCGAACTCGACGGCCggtgcggcgtcgcgcagccgcaTGGCGTCACTGCCCCTGGACGACTCTGGCACGCCTTCAATGTCTCATGCTGCACGCGGCGGGCAACCGAAACCGGGTTTCGTGAGGCAAGCATCGCTGCCAGAGTCACTGACGGGCATTGGAGCGGCCCACCTAGGAATCGACGACAGCGTAATGCAAAGACGGGGTATATTTGAGGATGACCTAAACCCGACATCCCGGCCCAGTACGGTGCCGGCAGTAATGATAACGACAGACTTAGGAACGTGA